CGTCGAGCGCCTCCGACACCGCGAGCGCCTGATCGTCGGAGAGCGAGGCGACGTAGTCGATCACGCCGCGACCGACCCCGAGGCGGCGCACATCGCCCGCTGCGGGGATCGGGACATCGGCGGGGCGCTCATGGCGCACGGCCGCGTACCCGTCGGTCGCGATCTCCACGAGCTCCTTCAGCCGTTGCGGCACCCGGTCGCGGTCGTGCTCGTCGGTCGCCCATGCGGTGAGCCCCTTGACGGCGCGGGCGAGCACCCGGCTGAGTCCGCGCTGGTACATGACGATGTCGGCGCGGTCGAGGATGAAGTGGCGATGCACGAACTTCAGGATCTCGACCTCGTGCCAGGCCTGTCGATCGAGGGTCACGAGGCCCGATCGCACGACGTCGCGCGGCGCGGGCACCACCGATGACTGCAGGTGGCTGATCCAGCGGTTGGTGAACGACGACAGGGCGCGCTCGGAGGCGATCGACCCGTCGAACGGCGTCGCCAGCAGGCCGTCGACGAGGTCGTCGGCCACGACGTCGACGGCGTCGGCGAACGCGTCGTCGTCGGCCACCCACGGGTCGTCGCGCGCGAACTTGCGGCGGAGCGCCTCGAGGGCGCTGCCCGCAGGGGCGGTGCGGGCGCCGATCTGGGCTTCATCGAGCTGCCGCAGCTCCGATCCGCCCTCGACCCAGCCGCGGAACTCCCGCGCCACGGCGCCCTGGCTGAGCACGCCCGCCCGGTAGAAGTCGTCGACGTCGTGGATCGAGTAGGCGACGTCGTCGGCGATGTCCATGATCGAGCACTCGAGCGACTGCTGCATCGGCGGCAGCCCGGCTCGGGCCTGCTCGAGGTCGAGCGCGTCGATGCCGTATGCCGAGTACTTGGGCACCTCGACGCCCTGCGCGGTGCGGCGAAGGCCGCGCGGCAGCGGCCCGTCGCCGAAGGAGGAGGCGTCGATGTACCGGGTCCACGGGTACTTCGCGACGGCAGTGCGCACCGCCGCGGTGAGATTCAGCCCGCGGGGGGCGGCCTCGCTGACGTCGAGCGCGGTGAGGATGCGGTAGCTCTGCGCGTTGCCCTCGAAGCCGTCGACGAGTCCGAGCGTCTCGCGCGCGAGCCGGTCGAGCACGCGTTCGCCGAGGTGGCCGAACGGCGGGTGCCCGAGGTCGTGGGCGCTCGCCGCGGCCTGCACGACGACGGCGTCGCAGCCGTGCTCGAGCGCGAAGTCGCGGGCCGGCGACGCGGCATCCGTCAGCTTGACCGCGATCGCCCTGGCGACCGCGGTGACCTTGATGGAGTGCGTGAGCCGGTTGTGGATGAGGGGCCCGGCGCCCGGCTGCGCGATGACCTGGGTGACGGCGGAGAGCCGCGAGAAGTACGGCGAGAACCGGATGCGCTCGAGGTCGAGTCGGAACTGCGAGTGCTCGCCGGTGACCTCGGCGCTGCTGCGCGGCTCCGGTACGAGGCGCGATGCGCGGTCGATCGTCATGCGCCCAATCTAGGCCGAGCGCCCCGTCGATGCGGAGAACCAGCATGCTGAAGCCCCCGTCGAGGCGCCCGACTCGGATGCCTCGGAGCGGTCGCCG
The sequence above is a segment of the Agromyces hippuratus genome. Coding sequences within it:
- a CDS encoding deoxyguanosinetriphosphate triphosphohydrolase family protein; the encoded protein is MTIDRASRLVPEPRSSAEVTGEHSQFRLDLERIRFSPYFSRLSAVTQVIAQPGAGPLIHNRLTHSIKVTAVARAIAVKLTDAASPARDFALEHGCDAVVVQAAASAHDLGHPPFGHLGERVLDRLARETLGLVDGFEGNAQSYRILTALDVSEAAPRGLNLTAAVRTAVAKYPWTRYIDASSFGDGPLPRGLRRTAQGVEVPKYSAYGIDALDLEQARAGLPPMQQSLECSIMDIADDVAYSIHDVDDFYRAGVLSQGAVAREFRGWVEGGSELRQLDEAQIGARTAPAGSALEALRRKFARDDPWVADDDAFADAVDVVADDLVDGLLATPFDGSIASERALSSFTNRWISHLQSSVVPAPRDVVRSGLVTLDRQAWHEVEILKFVHRHFILDRADIVMYQRGLSRVLARAVKGLTAWATDEHDRDRVPQRLKELVEIATDGYAAVRHERPADVPIPAAGDVRRLGVGRGVIDYVASLSDDQALAVSEALDGRPDRLWDIGQNL